A region from the Deinococcus sp. KSM4-11 genome encodes:
- a CDS encoding class I SAM-dependent methyltransferase: MTTSEGWEERNQRQFDNLAASYDRMGFLTLTAQFVADQLDVRVGQEVLDVMTGTGSVALALAAKTEPGGRVVGADLSDGMLSVARSRAGGLQNVSFVQADATALPFGDASFDVVVCASGLFFVPDMVAALREWRRVVRPGGTVVVSSYGQGLMGDLPGRWRARLGAHGVTPGFPPLGRIPNQDAACDLFVAAGLAEVTVEQTDVPYVLPDVDTRWTDIVAGLEGGPLAGFTPEVRSQIEAEHRADLAPLFADGRVTVPLPVIVARGVRQH, from the coding sequence ATGACAACTTCAGAGGGGTGGGAGGAACGCAACCAGCGGCAGTTCGACAACCTCGCGGCGTCTTACGACCGGATGGGGTTCCTGACGCTGACCGCGCAGTTCGTCGCCGATCAATTGGATGTCCGCGTCGGGCAGGAGGTGCTGGACGTGATGACGGGCACGGGCAGCGTGGCCCTAGCGCTCGCGGCAAAGACCGAACCGGGGGGCCGGGTGGTGGGGGCGGACCTGTCGGACGGCATGCTGAGCGTGGCGCGCTCGCGGGCGGGCGGCCTTCAGAACGTCTCCTTCGTGCAGGCGGACGCGACCGCCCTGCCGTTCGGTGACGCGTCCTTCGACGTGGTCGTGTGTGCCTCGGGGTTGTTCTTCGTGCCGGACATGGTCGCCGCGCTGCGGGAGTGGCGGCGCGTGGTGCGGCCTGGGGGCACGGTGGTGGTGTCGTCGTACGGACAGGGCCTGATGGGCGACCTGCCGGGCCGCTGGCGGGCGCGGCTGGGCGCGCACGGGGTCACGCCGGGCTTTCCGCCGCTGGGGCGCATTCCCAACCAGGATGCCGCCTGCGACCTGTTCGTGGCGGCGGGGCTTGCAGAGGTGACCGTGGAACAGACCGACGTGCCCTACGTCCTGCCCGACGTGGACACGCGCTGGACGGACATCGTGGCGGGCTTGGAGGGAGGGCCGCTGGCGGGCTTCACGCCGGAGGTGCGGTCGCAGATCGAGGCGGAGCACAGGGCGGACCTCGCGCCCCTCTTCGCGGACGGGCGGGTCACGGTACCGCTGCCGGTGATCGTGGCGCGCGGCGTCCGCCAGCACTGA
- a CDS encoding AAA family ATPase — protein sequence MVQRYRHGLIVGKFAPLHVGHMRVLDRALAECDRVSVWVYSRPDFPDMPSPLRRTWIRRLYPARLVPGLELLPDAPNPPLNDEPDNVHREYVRGVLDGWGVQPDVVYTSESYGEAFAASLGAAHVCVDQARATVPVSGTALRADVHTLRHFLDPLVYAHFVRRVVILGAESTGKSTLTRALGEAVGTAWVREYGRDVYERENGALSPEHFLEIARGHRALEDEAATSPGVHRWVFSDTDAATTLMWSYLLTGTARPELHALAAECRFRYAHAFLCGTDLPHEQDGWRANTEVRGVQQAFIRQDLTSRGVPFTLLRGSVAERVAQVRAVLET from the coding sequence GTGGTTCAGCGGTACCGGCATGGCCTGATCGTCGGGAAGTTCGCGCCGCTGCACGTGGGCCACATGAGGGTGCTCGACCGGGCGCTGGCCGAATGCGACCGGGTCAGCGTGTGGGTGTACTCGCGGCCCGACTTCCCGGACATGCCGTCTCCGCTGCGGCGCACGTGGATTCGCAGGCTGTACCCGGCGCGGCTGGTTCCGGGGCTGGAGCTGCTGCCGGACGCGCCGAATCCGCCGCTCAATGACGAGCCGGACAACGTTCACCGCGAGTACGTGCGGGGGGTGCTGGACGGCTGGGGTGTGCAGCCGGACGTGGTGTACACGTCCGAGAGTTATGGCGAGGCCTTCGCGGCGTCGCTGGGTGCAGCGCACGTGTGTGTAGATCAGGCTCGGGCAACGGTGCCGGTCAGCGGCACGGCCCTCCGGGCGGACGTTCACACCCTGCGGCACTTCCTCGATCCCCTGGTGTACGCCCACTTCGTGCGGCGGGTGGTGATCCTGGGCGCCGAGAGCACCGGCAAGAGCACCCTGACGCGGGCGCTGGGGGAGGCCGTTGGCACCGCCTGGGTGCGCGAGTACGGCCGGGACGTGTACGAGCGCGAGAACGGGGCGCTCTCGCCGGAGCATTTCCTCGAAATCGCGCGGGGCCACCGGGCGCTGGAGGACGAGGCGGCCACGTCGCCCGGCGTCCACCGCTGGGTGTTCAGCGATACCGACGCCGCCACGACGCTGATGTGGTCGTACCTGCTGACGGGCACGGCCCGCCCGGAACTGCACGCCCTGGCCGCAGAGTGCCGGTTCCGGTACGCCCACGCCTTCCTGTGTGGCACCGACCTGCCGCACGAGCAGGACGGCTGGCGGGCGAATACCGAGGTGCGCGGCGTGCAGCAGGCCTTTATCCGGCAGGATCTGACGTCGCGCGGGGTGCCGTTCACGCTGCTGCGCGGCAGTGTCGCGGAGCGGGTGGCGCAGGTGCGGGCCGTGCTGGAGACCTGA
- a CDS encoding serine hydrolase, which translates to MRNVILAAALLGSTSLAQTAPIQDFSGLLDGLRAKYGLPALMGVAVTGSGMFGAGVSGNVTPGGAAVTASSVFQLGSTSKTMTATMIARLVEKGLLSWDSKVVDVLPDVKMRDEYRDVTLRTLLAHRAGTPHLPPPAMAGDRWAARKAFIEQGYAQPHLPAGYSYSNVGYVTATMMAEKVTGKDWQTLMREELFGPLGMTGCTFGPGEAGDPLPHRFTATGVQVFPMDSGNSAVVEGSDRVRCPVMGMAPFLIAHLTGEAGGSAFLKAETWKRLHTDSFSPDRPVYAQGWSINPAVPWAKGPLLWHTGSNTFNYAYMWVVPGRNAAVLVATNVGNDEKNTADRATAALTDAINTLIREVFKANP; encoded by the coding sequence ATGCGTAACGTCATTCTGGCGGCGGCCCTGCTGGGCAGCACTTCCCTGGCCCAGACAGCCCCGATCCAGGACTTCTCAGGCCTGCTGGACGGGCTGCGCGCCAAGTACGGCCTGCCGGCCCTGATGGGGGTGGCCGTGACCGGCTCCGGCATGTTCGGGGCGGGCGTGTCGGGGAACGTCACGCCGGGCGGGGCGGCGGTGACCGCCAGCAGCGTGTTCCAGCTGGGCTCGACCAGCAAGACCATGACGGCCACCATGATCGCGCGGCTGGTCGAGAAGGGCCTGCTGAGCTGGGACAGCAAGGTGGTGGACGTGCTGCCCGACGTGAAGATGCGCGACGAGTACCGGGACGTGACCCTGCGCACGCTGCTGGCCCACCGCGCGGGCACGCCACACCTGCCGCCGCCCGCCATGGCGGGTGACCGGTGGGCGGCCCGCAAGGCGTTCATTGAGCAGGGGTACGCGCAGCCGCATCTGCCAGCCGGGTACTCGTACTCGAACGTGGGCTACGTGACCGCCACCATGATGGCCGAGAAGGTCACGGGCAAGGACTGGCAGACGCTGATGCGTGAGGAACTGTTCGGGCCGCTGGGCATGACCGGCTGCACCTTCGGGCCGGGCGAGGCGGGCGATCCCCTGCCCCACCGGTTCACGGCGACGGGCGTGCAGGTCTTCCCCATGGACAGCGGAAACTCGGCGGTGGTCGAGGGGTCGGATCGGGTGCGCTGTCCGGTCATGGGCATGGCGCCGTTCCTGATCGCGCACCTGACCGGCGAGGCGGGCGGCTCGGCGTTCCTGAAAGCGGAGACGTGGAAGCGCCTGCACACCGACAGTTTCAGCCCGGACAGGCCGGTGTACGCGCAGGGCTGGTCGATCAATCCGGCGGTGCCGTGGGCGAAGGGGCCGCTGCTGTGGCACACGGGGTCGAACACCTTCAACTACGCCTACATGTGGGTCGTGCCGGGCCGCAATGCGGCGGTGCTGGTGGCCACGAATGTCGGAAACGACGAGAAGAACACCGCCGACCGGGCCACGGCCGCCCTGACCGACGCGATCAACACCCTGATCCGCGAAGTCTTCAAGGCGAACCCATAG
- a CDS encoding nicotinamide mononucleotide transporter family protein, with product MNVFGVNIPPLALDLSGGLCVLVSLYFLFGKSSAYWHWSNLSLLPYFLLFLAGGQWMLAGLQVTYLLFGIHGLYLWHLEARRARGEIHFNEPVWYGVTWVASLAIFAYTVAVTDFTAAWNWVQFVAVTLSLVANFGTTRRWAWSWPVWIVVNAVQAVYFWHASYWMLFTLQFILAGMSVYGWRTWRRDEARLTAGTLEHA from the coding sequence ATGAACGTGTTTGGCGTGAACATTCCCCCGCTGGCCCTCGACCTGTCGGGCGGGCTGTGCGTGCTGGTCAGCCTGTACTTCCTGTTCGGCAAATCCAGCGCGTACTGGCACTGGAGCAACCTGTCGCTGCTGCCGTACTTCCTGCTCTTCCTGGCGGGCGGGCAGTGGATGCTGGCGGGCTTGCAGGTCACGTACCTGCTCTTCGGCATTCACGGGCTATACCTGTGGCACCTGGAAGCCCGCCGGGCACGGGGCGAGATCCACTTCAACGAGCCGGTGTGGTACGGCGTGACGTGGGTGGCGAGCCTGGCGATCTTCGCGTACACGGTGGCGGTCACGGATTTCACTGCCGCGTGGAACTGGGTGCAGTTCGTGGCGGTCACGTTGTCGCTGGTGGCGAACTTCGGCACCACGCGCCGCTGGGCGTGGTCGTGGCCGGTGTGGATCGTGGTGAATGCGGTGCAGGCCGTGTACTTCTGGCATGCGAGCTACTGGATGCTGTTCACCCTGCAGTTCATCCTGGCGGGCATGAGCGTGTACGGCTGGCGCACCTGGAGGCGGGATGAAGCCCGGCTGACCGCGGGTACACTTGAGCATGCGTAA
- a CDS encoding NADAR family protein, with product MEPILFYATDKPYGEFSNFSRHPIELDGLVWPTSEHYFQAQKFVGTPHVEEVRAQPTPMLAAQLGRRRDLPFRTDWEAAKDDVMRVALHAKFTQHADLRALLLGTGEAVLVEHTRNDAYWADGGDGSGRNRLGELLMELRGQLRGGA from the coding sequence ATGGAACCGATTCTGTTTTACGCGACTGATAAGCCGTACGGGGAGTTCAGCAACTTTAGCCGGCATCCCATCGAGCTGGATGGTTTGGTCTGGCCCACGTCCGAGCATTACTTCCAGGCACAGAAATTCGTGGGCACACCCCATGTCGAGGAGGTGCGCGCCCAGCCGACGCCGATGCTGGCGGCGCAGCTGGGCCGGCGGCGCGACCTGCCGTTCCGCACCGACTGGGAGGCAGCGAAGGACGACGTGATGCGCGTGGCGCTGCACGCGAAGTTCACGCAGCACGCGGACTTACGGGCGCTGCTGCTGGGTACGGGGGAGGCGGTGCTGGTCGAGCACACACGCAACGATGCCTACTGGGCCGATGGCGGCGACGGTTCGGGCCGCAACCGCCTGGGCGAACTGTTGATGGAACTGCGCGGACAGTTGCGGGGCGGGGCATGA
- a CDS encoding TIR domain-containing protein, producing the protein MSSIVDSAAAIKNAIDTGIAPSYGTPAKRIKQLVESYFRIKNEFISEISPPEGLLTSSRPPEIYQSGSGSSEEYYHSDDLHAISDEIGILLSVWSSKNSRGSRLSPRPRRVFLSHGRDAAWREIQEFVERTLEIPTLELAQEANRGRTIFQKLIDESDNCGYAVIVMTGDDFTLDEQVRARENVIHEIGYFQGKYGADRVCLLHENEVNIPTNIQGVVYIPFPKNGIAAALGGLTRELKHL; encoded by the coding sequence GTGAGTTCGATCGTCGATTCTGCTGCTGCTATAAAAAATGCTATTGACACGGGTATAGCTCCTTCTTACGGAACGCCGGCAAAGCGAATAAAGCAGCTAGTAGAGTCATATTTTCGTATAAAGAATGAATTCATCTCTGAAATTTCTCCGCCAGAAGGGTTGTTGACTTCCTCTAGACCTCCAGAGATCTACCAGTCTGGCTCAGGTTCTAGTGAAGAATACTACCATTCAGATGATCTACACGCGATTTCGGACGAAATTGGTATCCTCTTATCGGTATGGAGCAGCAAAAATTCTCGGGGCTCAAGGTTGTCACCGAGGCCTAGAAGAGTTTTTCTATCGCATGGACGGGATGCTGCTTGGCGAGAGATTCAAGAATTTGTCGAACGCACTTTGGAAATTCCCACTCTTGAACTAGCTCAAGAGGCCAATAGGGGTAGAACCATCTTCCAAAAGCTAATCGATGAATCGGATAACTGCGGATATGCGGTAATTGTTATGACGGGCGACGACTTTACTTTAGACGAGCAAGTTAGAGCTAGAGAGAATGTCATTCATGAAATCGGCTATTTTCAGGGTAAGTACGGCGCGGATAGGGTGTGTCTGCTCCACGAGAATGAAGTAAACATACCAACAAATATTCAAGGGGTTGTATACATTCCGTTCCCCAAAAACGGAATCGCCGCAGCATTAGGGGGTTTAACGCGCGAGTTGAAGCATTTATGA